From the genome of Methanocorpusculum sp., one region includes:
- a CDS encoding flavodoxin family protein, producing the protein MSNIAVIVGSVRKNGNTEILAKAFVDGAKKNNNVEIISVADYKVNPCIGCNACFSREGNACFQDDDMPRIYKKLTEADIIVVASPVYFYGISAQLKAIIDHLHTPLRNTFNVKKLGLLLVAGETLPAVFDSIELQYQLILDYFNLQDAGRVFAKGLKNRGDIKGNQALAEARKLGEQIR; encoded by the coding sequence ATGAGCAATATTGCAGTAATTGTCGGAAGCGTTAGAAAAAACGGGAATACAGAAATATTAGCGAAAGCCTTTGTTGATGGAGCGAAGAAGAATAATAACGTGGAAATTATTTCAGTTGCCGATTATAAAGTAAATCCATGCATCGGTTGCAATGCTTGTTTTTCGAGAGAAGGTAATGCATGTTTTCAGGATGATGATATGCCAAGGATTTACAAAAAGTTGACAGAAGCTGACATCATAGTTGTTGCATCTCCAGTCTATTTCTACGGAATTAGCGCACAATTAAAGGCAATTATTGACCATTTACATACGCCTTTAAGAAACACGTTTAACGTTAAAAAATTAGGATTATTATTAGTTGCAGGGGAAACGCTTCCGGCAGTATTTGATTCGATAGAATTGCAATATCAATTAATTTTAGATTATTTCAATCTCCAGGATGCGGGAAGGGTTTTTGCAAAAGGCTTAAAAAATAGAGGCGACATCAAGGGAAATCAGGCGCTGGCAGAAGCTCGGAAGTTAGGCGAACAAATAAGATGA
- a CDS encoding flavodoxin family protein: MKIIGLIGSYRKNGNTDTAVRKVLEGAMDQGAEVEAIYLKNYEIKDCNGCEGCKTTFECVIQDDMQKIYPKIMEADGVVIGSPTYFYNVTGIIKNMIDRLYCYEVFDEDDRSVWMGIHEATGIKYATVVAVCEQKDPEDLGYTAVTMTRSLQALGYRVVDELKIYNVFNKNELLLDTNQLIKLEKAGKKLVKTILLKDKILNIMKSKM; encoded by the coding sequence ATGAAAATAATCGGATTAATAGGAAGCTATAGGAAAAACGGGAATACTGATACAGCTGTGAGAAAAGTGCTTGAGGGTGCTATGGATCAGGGTGCAGAAGTAGAAGCTATCTATTTAAAAAATTATGAAATAAAAGATTGCAATGGATGTGAAGGGTGTAAAACGACCTTTGAGTGTGTTATTCAAGATGATATGCAAAAAATATATCCTAAAATAATGGAGGCAGATGGTGTCGTCATCGGATCTCCAACCTATTTTTACAACGTAACCGGTATCATCAAAAATATGATAGACCGGCTCTATTGCTATGAGGTTTTTGATGAAGACGACCGGTCAGTGTGGATGGGGATACACGAAGCAACGGGAATTAAATATGCAACGGTCGTTGCCGTTTGCGAGCAGAAAGATCCGGAAGATCTGGGATATACTGCAGTTACTATGACCAGATCCCTGCAGGCTCTTGGATACAGAGTCGTGGATGAGCTTAAAATATATAATGTATTTAATAAAAATGAACTATTATTGGATACGAATCAGTTGATCAAGCTGGAAAAAGCTGGAAAAAAGTTAGTCAAAACGATTCTTCTCAAGGATAAAATACTGAATATTATGAAATCAAAAATGTAA
- a CDS encoding CDP-alcohol phosphatidyltransferase family protein, producing the protein MSLDSLRPKIQWVLTPIAHAFSKLPITPNMWSVVSLICAFIAGVFFAFGQPFFGVLFVVLNSFLDVLDGALARYTGLASPIGDYLDHVFDRYADVFIVTGIIVYGVQTWQAPVPSWVIGIFAITGVLLSSYMGTQAQAVGLKRNYGGVLGRADRLVLLMLFGLAEVIYPAPILFGLPFLGWMLVVYGFFGHITAIQRFVMTLKELNAGKGQ; encoded by the coding sequence ATGAGTCTTGATTCACTTCGTCCGAAAATCCAGTGGGTACTAACGCCGATTGCACATGCGTTTTCGAAACTTCCGATAACGCCGAATATGTGGAGCGTCGTCTCTCTGATATGTGCGTTTATCGCCGGAGTTTTTTTCGCATTCGGTCAGCCGTTTTTCGGTGTGCTCTTTGTTGTTTTGAACTCGTTTCTGGATGTTCTGGACGGAGCCCTCGCCCGGTATACGGGACTTGCAAGCCCGATCGGTGATTATCTGGATCATGTCTTCGACCGGTATGCAGATGTGTTCATCGTCACCGGTATCATCGTTTACGGGGTCCAGACCTGGCAAGCGCCGGTTCCGTCGTGGGTGATAGGTATTTTTGCGATCACCGGCGTTCTGCTTTCATCCTATATGGGGACCCAGGCACAGGCAGTTGGTCTCAAGCGAAACTACGGCGGGGTCCTCGGGCGTGCCGATCGTCTGGTTCTTTTGATGCTGTTCGGTCTTGCCGAGGTCATCTATCCGGCACCGATCCTGTTTGGTCTGCCGTTCCTTGGCTGGATGCTTGTCGTGTACGGATTCTTCGGGCATATCACCGCGATCCAGCGGTTCGTGATGACGCTCAAAGAACTGAACGCGGGAAAAGGGCAGTAG
- a CDS encoding DUF5804 family protein → MHLVCIGKPGVDLYRTLSDSETSRHILRFYHPKETPWGVTFEVATISSGLAMASELRWYIMRYMKEVLFEDTEHDVYLTRDLAREVYETRSAALIEGWNISFRVVILENGTSARVPDGVPDPLGVVQTFHVWGLAQEHP, encoded by the coding sequence ATGCATTTGGTCTGTATTGGAAAACCAGGCGTGGATCTCTACCGGACCCTCTCGGATTCCGAGACGAGCCGGCATATCCTCCGTTTTTATCACCCAAAGGAGACACCTTGGGGTGTGACATTTGAGGTGGCGACCATATCAAGCGGTCTTGCTATGGCGAGCGAACTTCGCTGGTATATCATGCGATATATGAAAGAAGTGCTCTTTGAAGATACAGAGCATGACGTTTATCTCACCCGTGATCTGGCTCGCGAAGTGTATGAGACCAGGTCTGCGGCTTTGATCGAGGGCTGGAACATCTCGTTTCGCGTCGTTATCCTGGAAAACGGGACCTCGGCACGCGTCCCGGACGGCGTGCCCGATCCTCTGGGTGTTGTGCAGACGTTCCATGTATGGGGTCTCGCACAGGAACATCCATAA
- the pyrG gene encoding glutamine hydrolyzing CTP synthase, translated as MKYVVVTGGVMSGLGKGITAASIGRILINRGYHVTSVKIDPYLNIDAGLMNPAQHGEVFVLKDGGEADLDLGNYERFLDIELTSDHNLTTGKIYSSVISKERHGDYLGATVQIIPHITDEIKDRIKHAAESWVDKDGNHAEICIVEVGGTVGDIESMPFLEAVRQMHWEYGNGDFALVHVTLLPADTMGDLKTKPTQHSVKALRELGLEADIIVGRSNLPVSLSTKRKISSFCDVDVHAVISAQTAPDTYLVPMELEKEGMAEVLLKQLHLESGKPDNSWYSLIAREYTNRITVGIITKYGVEDVYISIKEALKHAGRLLSTEVVIHWLDAELYTTEDLADLDGILIPGGFGNRGIEGMISAIQYAREHKKPLLGLCLGFQLCVIEFMRNVVGYKDATSEEMGPGTHAIAILPEQEGVEDLGGTMRLGDYPVTLDPASRLADLYGSTEIVERHRHRYEVNPAYITEIEAKGMKFVGRNGKRMEALELDDHPYFVATQFHPEFRSRPARPSAPFIGFVKTCRDIQRKE; from the coding sequence ATGAAATATGTAGTAGTAACCGGAGGAGTAATGAGCGGACTGGGAAAAGGCATCACTGCTGCATCTATCGGCCGCATTCTCATCAACAGGGGATATCACGTCACGAGCGTAAAGATCGATCCCTACCTGAATATCGACGCAGGACTCATGAACCCAGCCCAGCACGGCGAGGTCTTTGTCCTGAAAGACGGCGGGGAAGCTGATCTCGATCTGGGAAATTACGAGCGTTTCCTGGACATCGAACTTACCAGTGATCACAACCTGACCACAGGAAAGATCTACTCCTCGGTCATCTCGAAGGAGCGCCACGGAGATTATCTGGGCGCCACCGTCCAGATCATCCCTCATATCACCGATGAGATCAAAGACCGTATCAAACACGCAGCCGAGTCCTGGGTCGACAAAGACGGAAATCATGCCGAGATCTGTATCGTCGAGGTGGGAGGGACCGTGGGCGATATCGAAAGTATGCCGTTTTTGGAAGCTGTCCGCCAGATGCACTGGGAGTATGGAAACGGCGACTTTGCCCTCGTCCACGTCACACTCCTGCCGGCCGATACGATGGGCGATCTGAAAACGAAACCCACTCAGCACTCTGTCAAAGCTCTTCGCGAACTCGGTCTTGAAGCCGACATCATTGTCGGGAGAAGCAACCTTCCTGTCTCTCTCTCTACCAAACGAAAGATCTCCTCCTTCTGCGACGTGGATGTTCACGCCGTCATCAGTGCTCAGACGGCACCCGATACCTACCTCGTTCCCATGGAACTCGAAAAAGAGGGAATGGCCGAGGTCCTGTTAAAGCAGCTCCACCTTGAGTCGGGAAAACCGGACAACAGCTGGTATTCACTGATCGCCCGCGAATACACCAACCGTATCACTGTTGGTATCATCACCAAATACGGAGTTGAGGACGTCTATATTTCCATCAAGGAGGCCCTCAAACACGCAGGCCGTCTTCTCTCAACCGAGGTCGTTATCCACTGGCTCGACGCAGAACTCTACACCACTGAAGACCTCGCCGATCTGGATGGTATTCTCATCCCAGGCGGATTCGGCAACCGCGGTATCGAAGGCATGATCTCTGCGATCCAGTATGCCCGTGAACACAAAAAGCCTCTTCTTGGTCTCTGTCTCGGGTTCCAGCTCTGTGTCATCGAGTTCATGAGAAATGTTGTCGGCTATAAGGATGCGACAAGCGAAGAGATGGGTCCGGGCACCCATGCGATCGCTATTCTTCCCGAGCAGGAAGGCGTTGAAGACCTCGGCGGAACGATGCGTCTTGGCGACTACCCGGTCACCCTTGACCCGGCTTCCCGGCTTGCGGACCTCTACGGTTCGACCGAGATAGTCGAACGTCACCGGCACAGATATGAAGTCAACCCGGCCTACATCACTGAGATCGAAGCAAAGGGTATGAAGTTTGTCGGTCGAAACGGCAAACGTATGGAAGCACTTGAACTGGATGACCACCCGTACTTTGTTGCGACCCAGTTCCACCCTGAGTTCAGATCACGTCCTGCCCGCCCGTCTGCACCGTTCATCGGTTTTGTAAAAACCTGCCGCGATATTCAGAGAAAGGAGTAA
- a CDS encoding adenylate kinase family protein: protein MMIGITGTPGCGKTSVAELLREMGHPVLDLKTTVAPFVLEHDDESGSDVVDVDAWADAFPYTDGFVEGAFAHYLPCDKIVILRCRPDVLRERLAPRGYSEEKINENVEAEALDVILIETVDAFASEQIYEIDTTSTDRESVVRSIISFVKGESPASFGSLDWSEYIADVL from the coding sequence ATGATGATCGGGATAACCGGAACTCCCGGATGCGGGAAGACCTCGGTTGCTGAACTTCTGCGGGAAATGGGTCATCCGGTTCTCGATCTGAAAACCACTGTGGCCCCGTTTGTTCTTGAACATGATGACGAATCGGGTTCGGATGTTGTGGACGTGGATGCATGGGCCGATGCATTTCCCTACACCGACGGATTTGTGGAAGGAGCATTCGCCCATTATCTTCCCTGCGATAAGATCGTGATCCTCCGGTGTCGTCCGGATGTTCTCAGAGAACGTCTCGCTCCCCGCGGATATTCAGAGGAAAAGATCAACGAAAATGTGGAGGCAGAGGCTTTGGACGTGATCCTGATCGAAACTGTTGATGCCTTTGCATCGGAACAGATTTATGAGATAGACACTACAAGTACAGATAGAGAATCTGTGGTCAGGAGTATCATCTCTTTTGTTAAGGGGGAATCTCCCGCATCATTTGGATCGCTTGACTGGTCAGAGTATATAGCAGATGTCTTATGA
- a CDS encoding aspartate aminotransferase family protein, with translation MSTYKELDAKYYMPCFGRSMEIVKGEGCTVWDDNGNKYLDLVAGIAVCSTGHCHPEVVDAICRQAHELIHCSNLYYIPGQAELAEKLSKASGMGKVFFGNSGAEAIDAALKLAKVRTGRKNFVSFNHDFHGRTIGSLAVTHKPQIREPFEPLGIHCDFPDYGVLEGLKAAVNKDTAAVVFEPIQGETGIIIPPEDFLPGIRDICDDAGALMICDEVQSGMGRTGKWFAFQHSTVQPDIISIAKGIASGIPMGAIIAREGLEFTKGEHGSTFAGGPIACAAGNATFGIIEKLLPGIAAKGELFKKGLAAFNPRVRGLMVGFTLGDSAPKLAEICMEKGVLINVAGEGNIRIVPPLTISADEINYAVGVINEAAGQI, from the coding sequence ATGTCCACCTACAAAGAACTTGATGCAAAATACTACATGCCCTGCTTTGGACGGTCGATGGAGATCGTCAAAGGAGAAGGCTGCACTGTTTGGGACGATAATGGGAACAAATACCTCGACTTAGTCGCAGGAATCGCGGTCTGCAGCACAGGTCACTGCCACCCCGAAGTAGTGGACGCTATCTGCCGCCAGGCACACGAACTTATCCACTGCTCCAATCTTTACTACATACCAGGTCAGGCCGAACTTGCAGAAAAACTGAGCAAAGCAAGCGGCATGGGCAAGGTCTTCTTCGGCAACAGCGGGGCCGAAGCAATCGATGCGGCTCTCAAACTTGCCAAGGTCCGCACGGGACGGAAAAACTTCGTCTCCTTCAACCACGATTTCCACGGACGGACCATCGGATCCCTCGCCGTCACCCACAAACCCCAGATCAGGGAACCCTTCGAGCCGCTTGGAATCCACTGTGATTTCCCGGACTACGGCGTCCTCGAGGGTCTCAAAGCTGCCGTCAATAAAGATACTGCAGCCGTTGTCTTCGAACCTATTCAGGGAGAGACCGGCATCATCATCCCGCCCGAGGACTTCCTGCCCGGGATCAGGGATATCTGCGACGACGCCGGAGCTCTTATGATCTGCGACGAAGTCCAGAGCGGCATGGGACGGACCGGAAAATGGTTTGCATTCCAGCACTCCACCGTCCAGCCCGATATCATCAGCATTGCAAAAGGGATCGCGTCAGGCATCCCGATGGGTGCGATCATCGCCCGGGAAGGACTCGAGTTCACCAAAGGCGAACACGGCAGTACCTTTGCCGGCGGTCCTATCGCCTGCGCTGCAGGAAACGCCACATTCGGCATCATCGAAAAACTTCTGCCGGGCATCGCTGCAAAAGGCGAACTTTTCAAGAAAGGTCTTGCTGCATTCAACCCGCGGGTACGGGGTCTGATGGTCGGGTTCACACTCGGCGACTCTGCTCCGAAACTTGCCGAAATCTGTATGGAAAAGGGTGTTCTCATCAACGTTGCCGGTGAAGGCAATATTCGGATCGTCCCGCCTCTGACAATCTCGGCCGACGAAATCAACTATGCAGTCGGAGTGATCAATGAAGCCGCGGGTCAGATCTGA
- a CDS encoding proteasome-activating nucleotidase encodes MEEEIKSPNTGRTRESNISPNALDFGDLNDQYAKLHEEAIFLKKENDSLHKIIKTTKTENESLRLENNKIRMDNAQLKKENAQLKRLPLFVAVVIEKLEENELYLRQLGNNQEYVTQANPVIYAEVKAGTKVAVNNTLSVVKILGNTIDERVRVMELEEKPTITFADIGGLKNEIVEVREAVEYPLTRPESFEKFGVIPPKGVLLFGPPGTGKTLIAKAVANNAGVPFLRMAGSELVHKYIGEGAQLVRDLFEMARDLAVKNNGVVVFIDEIDAVGSMRTNDGTSGSAEVQRTLMQLLAEMDGFNNRGNIRIMAATNRPDMLDSALLRPGRFDRLIKIPAPDSEARMQIFKVHMKKMEAAGSLSGIDYDELVRMTDNLTGAEIEAICREAGMLAIRNNDDMITGVNFTQAIRKVKHQDKDDDRRDIMYI; translated from the coding sequence ATGGAAGAAGAGATAAAATCCCCCAATACCGGTCGAACCCGCGAATCAAACATCTCCCCAAATGCCCTCGACTTCGGGGACCTCAATGACCAATATGCTAAGTTACACGAAGAGGCGATCTTCCTGAAAAAAGAGAACGATTCTCTCCATAAAATAATCAAGACCACGAAAACCGAGAACGAGTCGCTCAGGCTGGAAAACAACAAGATCCGGATGGACAATGCCCAGCTGAAAAAGGAGAATGCGCAGCTCAAGCGTCTGCCGCTGTTTGTTGCGGTCGTTATAGAGAAACTCGAAGAGAATGAACTGTATCTGCGTCAGCTCGGCAATAATCAGGAGTATGTGACCCAGGCAAACCCTGTGATCTATGCTGAAGTGAAGGCAGGGACCAAAGTCGCGGTCAACAATACGCTTTCGGTCGTGAAGATCCTTGGAAACACCATCGATGAGCGTGTCCGCGTGATGGAGCTTGAAGAGAAACCGACGATCACGTTCGCCGACATCGGCGGCCTGAAGAATGAGATCGTCGAGGTGCGCGAAGCGGTCGAATACCCGCTCACACGGCCCGAGTCCTTCGAGAAGTTCGGGGTCATCCCACCCAAAGGCGTGCTTCTGTTCGGTCCGCCTGGTACCGGTAAGACGCTGATCGCGAAAGCGGTCGCAAACAATGCCGGCGTTCCGTTCCTGAGAATGGCAGGCTCCGAACTTGTGCACAAATACATCGGTGAAGGCGCCCAGTTGGTCCGCGATCTCTTTGAGATGGCACGTGATCTTGCAGTGAAAAACAACGGTGTTGTTGTTTTCATCGATGAGATCGACGCGGTCGGCAGTATGCGTACGAATGACGGTACTTCCGGCTCTGCCGAGGTCCAGAGGACACTGATGCAGCTTCTTGCCGAGATGGACGGGTTCAACAACCGCGGGAACATCCGGATCATGGCGGCCACAAACCGCCCCGACATGCTGGATTCAGCACTGCTCCGCCCGGGACGGTTCGACCGCCTGATCAAGATCCCCGCACCCGACAGCGAAGCAAGGATGCAGATCTTCAAGGTCCACATGAAGAAGATGGAAGCAGCAGGCTCCCTCTCAGGAATCGATTACGATGAACTGGTGAGAATGACCGACAATCTGACCGGTGCCGAGATCGAGGCGATCTGCCGCGAGGCAGGAATGCTTGCCATCAGAAACAATGACGATATGATCACCGGCGTGAACTTCACGCAGGCGATCCGCAAGGTCAAGCATCAGGATAAGGATGATGACCGTCGCGATATAATGTATATCTAA
- the guaA gene encoding glutamine-hydrolyzing GMP synthase: MESILVLDFGGQYNQLIARRVREAHVFCEVKPCTIPLSEIKAGNYAGIIFTGGPASVYAKNAPTVDAGIFDLGVPILGICYGAQLTAYLLGGKVASAATREYGRTFVSTEESVLFKNVPKETTCWMSHTDYISEVPAGFTREAHTTVCPVAAMANPAKKIYAVQFHPEVMHTPEGMTMIKNFLYDVCGCKGTWRMSSFVEDMILQLREKIGDKKVLCALSGGVDSSVAAVLVHKAVGKQLTCIFVDHGLLRKNEGDEVEQIFRKQYDINLIRVNVEDQFLGKLAGVSDPEQKRKIIGEEFIRVFEVEAKKIGTVDFLVQGTIYPDVIESGPGAAAVIKSHHNVGGLPDHVDFKEIIEPLRVLFKDEVRRAGLELGIPENLVWRQPFPGPGLAIRVIGDITKEKLDIVRDADAIYREEIAKAGIDRDINQYFAALTNMRSVGVMGDERTYDYAIVLRAVTTTDFMTADWAQIPFPLLEKVSSRIINEVRHVNRVLYDITSKPPATIEYE, from the coding sequence ATGGAATCGATCTTAGTTCTTGATTTCGGCGGCCAGTACAATCAGCTGATTGCCCGCCGCGTCAGAGAAGCACATGTTTTCTGTGAAGTGAAGCCCTGCACGATCCCTCTTTCGGAGATCAAAGCAGGGAACTATGCGGGAATTATTTTCACCGGCGGACCGGCGAGCGTGTATGCGAAAAACGCTCCGACCGTTGATGCCGGCATCTTCGATCTCGGTGTCCCGATCCTTGGGATATGTTACGGCGCACAGCTCACGGCATATCTCCTTGGAGGAAAAGTAGCATCTGCCGCGACCCGCGAGTACGGCAGAACGTTCGTCTCCACGGAGGAATCTGTCCTGTTCAAAAACGTCCCGAAAGAGACCACCTGCTGGATGAGTCACACGGATTATATCAGCGAGGTCCCTGCCGGATTCACGAGAGAGGCTCATACTACCGTATGTCCGGTCGCTGCGATGGCAAACCCTGCAAAGAAGATCTACGCAGTTCAGTTCCACCCGGAAGTCATGCACACGCCTGAGGGCATGACGATGATCAAAAACTTCCTCTACGATGTCTGCGGATGCAAAGGCACCTGGAGAATGTCCTCTTTTGTTGAGGACATGATCCTTCAGCTCCGTGAGAAGATCGGCGACAAGAAAGTTCTGTGCGCACTGTCAGGAGGAGTCGACTCATCCGTTGCTGCGGTCCTTGTCCACAAAGCTGTTGGAAAACAGCTGACCTGTATCTTCGTTGATCACGGTCTTCTCAGAAAGAACGAGGGAGATGAGGTCGAGCAGATCTTCCGGAAGCAGTATGATATCAATCTGATCCGGGTCAATGTCGAGGACCAGTTCCTCGGGAAACTTGCCGGCGTCAGCGACCCAGAACAGAAACGGAAGATCATCGGTGAGGAGTTCATCCGCGTCTTTGAAGTCGAGGCAAAAAAGATCGGCACAGTGGATTTCCTTGTGCAGGGAACGATCTATCCTGATGTGATCGAGTCGGGCCCGGGCGCGGCTGCGGTGATCAAAAGCCATCATAATGTCGGCGGTCTGCCGGATCATGTGGATTTCAAGGAGATCATCGAGCCGCTGCGAGTCCTTTTTAAGGATGAGGTCCGTCGTGCCGGTCTCGAACTTGGCATCCCGGAGAATCTGGTCTGGCGTCAGCCGTTCCCGGGTCCGGGTCTCGCGATCCGAGTGATCGGTGATATCACGAAGGAAAAGCTGGATATCGTGCGTGATGCTGATGCGATCTACCGCGAAGAGATCGCGAAAGCAGGGATCGACCGGGACATCAACCAGTATTTTGCGGCACTGACGAACATGCGCAGTGTCGGGGTGATGGGCGATGAGCGGACGTATGACTATGCGATCGTCTTACGTGCGGTCACGACGACCGATTTCATGACTGCCGACTGGGCACAGATCCCCTTCCCGCTGCTCGAAAAGGTCTCGAGCCGAATCATCAATGAAGTTCGGCACGTGAACCGTGTCTTATACGACATCACCAGCAAGCCCCCGGCAACGATCGAATACGAATAA
- a CDS encoding type II secretion system protein E, which produces MAIHLSFTLDPELAERVDIFAKKQELERNEALLRLIEGGLMQAEQAGIVPPPRERSFKETIRMQKNIDMLVRNIDELKKEVRVMHHLLNLQKDTAAVKPARRGFFKK; this is translated from the coding sequence ATGGCAATTCATCTTTCTTTTACTCTGGATCCCGAGCTTGCCGAGCGGGTGGATATTTTTGCAAAGAAGCAGGAGCTGGAGAGAAATGAAGCCCTGCTTCGTTTGATCGAAGGGGGACTTATGCAGGCGGAACAGGCAGGGATCGTGCCTCCGCCAAGGGAGAGGAGTTTTAAGGAGACGATCCGGATGCAGAAGAACATCGATATGCTGGTCAGAAATATCGATGAACTGAAAAAAGAGGTGCGGGTCATGCACCATCTGCTGAATCTGCAGAAGGATACCGCTGCGGTCAAACCGGCACGCCGCGGGTTCTTTAAAAAATAG
- a CDS encoding histidinol-phosphate transaminase, which yields MKPRVRSEFIKSGYVFAKSPADIAKEYGFSEVALLGSNENPYPPSEKVIRAAKEALSGVNRYPDPKAAEYHAALRANICDAPVVTSGLGMDGVIETAIRTLVAPGEKVVISTPTFSMYGLAAKAASAKVVNVPRKSDFTVDLDVFLQEAKDAKISFLCTPNNPTGTVTPIEDIEYILDRIDGVLFLDCAYVEFSDVNYLPLLSRDNLIIGRTMSKVYGLAGLRIGYAFVPEWFEGPYNVAATPFTLNRVSAAAAAEAVSDHVYKDNFIAHVRKWREEFIKEIPFPVSPSGANFVLINVAPKLGDDAMEALAKQGVLVRSCASFPGLGDTFIRVSVGDVWENERFLSAVKKL from the coding sequence ATGAAGCCGCGGGTCAGATCTGAATTCATCAAATCAGGGTATGTCTTTGCAAAATCCCCTGCGGATATCGCAAAGGAATACGGATTCTCCGAAGTTGCCCTTCTCGGGAGCAACGAAAATCCCTATCCCCCGTCAGAAAAGGTCATTCGCGCAGCAAAAGAGGCTTTATCCGGCGTAAACAGATATCCGGATCCGAAGGCGGCAGAATATCACGCGGCGCTTCGTGCGAATATCTGCGATGCTCCTGTCGTTACATCGGGACTTGGCATGGACGGTGTCATTGAGACCGCCATCCGAACACTGGTAGCTCCAGGTGAAAAAGTCGTCATTTCCACACCGACATTTTCCATGTACGGCCTCGCTGCAAAAGCAGCGTCTGCAAAAGTGGTAAATGTCCCCCGTAAATCTGATTTCACTGTGGATCTGGACGTGTTCCTCCAGGAAGCGAAGGACGCGAAAATTTCCTTCCTCTGTACACCGAACAATCCCACCGGGACCGTGACTCCGATCGAGGACATCGAATATATTCTCGACCGGATCGACGGCGTTCTTTTCCTGGACTGTGCCTATGTCGAGTTTTCGGATGTCAACTATCTGCCGCTTCTCTCCCGCGACAATCTCATCATCGGACGGACCATGTCCAAGGTCTACGGTCTTGCGGGGCTTCGTATCGGGTATGCATTCGTTCCCGAATGGTTCGAAGGTCCCTACAACGTTGCGGCAACCCCGTTCACCCTGAACCGCGTTTCCGCAGCTGCGGCAGCCGAAGCGGTATCGGATCATGTCTATAAAGATAATTTCATCGCTCATGTCAGGAAATGGCGTGAGGAATTCATCAAAGAGATCCCATTCCCGGTATCTCCCAGCGGTGCGAACTTTGTTTTGATCAATGTCGCACCCAAGTTAGGGGATGACGCAATGGAAGCCCTTGCAAAGCAGGGAGTTCTCGTTCGTTCCTGTGCAAGTTTCCCGGGACTTGGGGATACGTTCATCCGTGTGAGTGTCGGCGATGTCTGGGAGAACGAGAGGTTCCTTTCAGCGGTGAAAAAATTATGA
- a CDS encoding putative quinol monooxygenase, with protein sequence MKNEKVVFLTWKKFACLNDYRKPTLFALDLLKQFPHSNFVVDARNGFEDDKEDVEWGFSELLPNISKTDCEYVAFIMPETEDIQDEMDMWTKEFGKYFAVVKAKSFEQALSKINDRILVNVKYAVIPGKRDEFLEKVVENDIITASRAEPGNYKYEYYKPVDSEDILFLMEIWVSNKAQTLHSKTEHYQRLQSLKKEYVTNVTIEKYSISAIV encoded by the coding sequence ATGAAAAATGAAAAGGTGGTGTTTCTAACATGGAAAAAATTTGCCTGTTTGAATGATTACAGAAAGCCTACCTTATTTGCATTAGATTTATTGAAGCAATTTCCGCATAGTAATTTTGTTGTTGATGCAAGGAATGGATTTGAGGATGACAAAGAAGATGTAGAATGGGGGTTTTCTGAGTTGCTTCCCAATATATCAAAAACTGATTGTGAATACGTTGCATTCATCATGCCAGAGACGGAGGATATTCAAGACGAAATGGATATGTGGACAAAAGAGTTCGGAAAGTATTTTGCAGTTGTTAAAGCAAAAAGTTTTGAGCAGGCTTTAAGTAAAATTAATGACCGAATTCTTGTAAATGTCAAATATGCAGTCATTCCAGGCAAACGGGATGAGTTTCTTGAAAAAGTTGTTGAAAATGATATTATTACCGCTTCAAGGGCAGAGCCGGGCAATTACAAATATGAATACTATAAACCCGTAGATTCAGAAGACATCTTGTTTTTAATGGAAATTTGGGTAAGCAACAAAGCTCAGACGTTACATAGTAAAACAGAACATTATCAACGGTTACAGTCTTTGAAAAAAGAGTATGTTACCAACGTGACTATTGAAAAATACAGCATAAGCGCAATAGTCTGA